DNA from Pseudomonas putida:
CACCGGGGCTGCGCGCGCTCTGAATACTGCGGCATTCCTGTGAGAGCGGGTTTACCCGCGAAGGGCCCAACACAAAGCAACCCATCTCAACGCCCGCTGCGTCGCTCCGCCCGCGCCACTCGCTGCGCCTCCTCTTGCGCTTCCTCGAGCACTTCCTGCACATACAGAATGTGCCGGCTCGATACCTCCCGCGCATCTTGCGCCCTACCCTCGATGATCGCCTGGTACAGCTCGCGATGCTGGCTGATCAGCATGTCGCGGGTCTCGCTGCGCTGCTGGTACATGCCGCCAATGTTGGTCACCACGTTGCGCTTGAGCAGGTCGAACAAGCCACGGATGGTATGAAGAAGCACCGCATTATGACTGGCCTCGGCAATCGCCAGATGGAAGCGCGCATCGGCCGCGCCCTCCTCCGCCCGACTGACTTCGTCGACACGGGTGTAGCAGTCCTGCAGCACGTCGAAGGCCGCCTTTAGCCGCTCACGGTCCGGCTCAGTGGCGCGCTGGGCTGCATAGTAGGCGCAGGATGCCTCCAGGGTATGGCGAAACTCCAGCAGGTCGCGTTGGGCCTCAGGGTTGCGCTCGAGCAATTGCAACAGCGGGTCGCTGAACGTCGACCCCAGCGCCTCGGCCACATAGTTGCCACCGCCCTGGCGGCTGACCAGCAACCCTTTGGCCACCAGTTTCTGGATCGCCTCGCGCAACGAAGGACGGGACACGCCAAACTGCTCGGCCAGCACCCGCTCGGCCGGCAAACGCTGCCCTGAAGTCAGCGTGCCTTCGAGAATCATCCCTTCCAATCGATCGACGATATCGTCGGACAGGCGCCGTTGGCGGACCTGATCAAAAACCATCACATGCTCTCCACAATCCCCGCGCATTCCGGGGGCGTCTATTCTCGCCGATCCATGGCGTATCGACACCCACCAGTTGACGATTTCCCCTACCTATCAGGCAGCCATTCATCGGCCTGCGACCAAAGTTTTCCCCGAGACAAATTGACACGGCCTCGATGGCGCTTTTAACCTAGCGACCAGCCATTGTAAATTGGTCTTACCAATTATCCAATGCCAGCGCCTGACCAACAACAATTAGGGGCCACCCCATATGCAAACCTGGCAACAACTCTATAGCCCGCTTGGTAGTCTTGGCCTGTCCGCACTGGCGGCGGTCATCCCCATCGTGTTCTTCTTCCTGGCCTTGGCGGTGTTCCGCCTCAAAGGTCACGTCGCTGGCAGCATCACGCTTGTCCTGTCGATCCTGGTCGCGATCTTCGCCTTCCAGATGCCTGTCGATATGGCCCTGGCCGCTGCAGGCTATGGCTTCCTCTATGGCCTGTGGCCGATTGCCTGGATCATCGTCGCCGCGGTGTTCCTCTACAAACTCACAGTCAAGAGCGGCCAGTTCGAAGTGATCCGAAGCTCCGTACTGTCGATCACTGACGACCAGCGCCTGCAGGTCCTTTTGATCGGCTTCTGCTTCGGCGCCTTCCTCGAAGGCGCGGCCGGCTTCGGTGCCCCGGTGGCCATCACTGCCGCACTGTTGGTGGGCCTGGGCTTCAATCCACTGTACGCTGCGGGCCTGTGCCTGATCGCCAACACCGCACCCGTGGCGTTCGGCGCCCTCGGCATCCCGATCATCGTTGCCGGGCAAGTCACGGGGATCGACGCCTTCCACATTGGCGCGATGACCGGTCGCCAACTGCCGCTGCTGTCACTGTTCGTGCCGTTCTGGCTGGTATTCATGATGGATGGCCTGCGCGGCGTGAAGGAAACCTGGCCTGCCGCCCTGGTAGCCGGCCTGAGCTTCGCCGTCACCCAGTACTTCACCTCGAACTTCATCGGCCCGGAGTTGCCGGACATCACCTCGGCCCTGGCCAGCCTGGTCGCCCTGACCCTGTTCCTGAAGGTCTGGCAGCCCAAGCGCTCGTTCGCCGAAGCCAAAGGCAGCGTCGGCGCCGCCGTGGTCAACAGTGGTGGCAGCCAGCCTTCGCCGTACAGCTTCGGCGAGATCTTCAAGGCTTGGTCGCCGTTCCTGATCCTGACCGTGCTGGTCACCATCTGGACCCTCAAACCGTTCAAGGCGGCCTTTGCCCCGGGCGGCGCGATGTACAACTTCGTATTCAACTTCGCCATCCCACACCTCGACCAGTTGGTGGTCAAGACCGCGCCGATCGTCACCGCACCTACCGCTATGCCGGCGGTGTTCAAACTCGATCCGATCTCCGCCACCGGCACGGCGATCTTCCTCTCGGCACTGATCTCGATGTGGGTCCTCAAGATCAACCTAAAAACTGGTCTGACCACTTTCAAAGAGACGTTCTGGGAGCTTCGCTGGCCGATCCTGTCGATCGGTATGGTCCTGGCCTTCGCCTTCGTCACCAACTACTCAGGCATGTCTTCGACCATGGCCCTGGTACTGGCCGGCACCGGCGCGGCATTCCCGTTCTTCTCGCCATTCCTGGGCTGGCTGGGCGTGTTCCTGACCGGTTCCGACACCTCGTCCAACGCCCTGTTCAGCTCGCTGCAGGCGACCACCGCACACCAGATCGGAGTCAACGACACCCTGCTGGTCGCCGCCAACACCAGCGGCGGCGTGACCGGCAAGATGATCTCACCACAGTCCATCGCCGTGGCCTGCGCCGCCACCGGGCTGGTAGGCAAGGAATCCGACCTGTTCCGCTTCACCGTCAAGCACAGCCTGTTCTTCGCCACCATCGTAGGCCTGATCACCCTGGTCCAGGCTTATTGGCTCACCGGCATGCTGGTTCATCACTAAAGTGAAAGGGGCCGGGCGCTTTGGCGCGCCCGGCAACGATCCCATCCACGCTGCGAGAATCCATGATCATTTCCGCCTCCACCGACTATCGCGCCGCGGCCCAACGCAAGCTGCCCCCGTTCCTCTTCCACTACGCTGACGGCGGTGCCTACGCCGAGTACACCTTGCGCCACAACGTCGAGGACCTGGCCAGCATCGCTCTGCGCCAGCGCGTGTTGAAGAACATGTCCGAACTGAGCCTGGAAACCCGGCTGTTCGACGAAACCCTGAGCATGCCCGTGGCCCTGGCACCGGTTGGCCTGACCGGCATGTACGCGCGCCGTGGCGAGGTCCAGGCCGCACGGGCGGCGGCGGCCAAGGGCATTCCCTTCACCATGTCGACGGTGTCGGTGTGCCCCATCGAGGAAGTCGCTCCCGCGATCGACCGGCCCATGTGGTTCCAGCTCTATGTCCTCAAGGACCGCGGCTTCATGCGCAACGCACTGGAGCGGGCGAAGGCCGCCGGGGTCAAGACGCTCGTGTTCACTGTCGACATGCCGGTCCCCGGCGCCCGCTACCGTGACGCCCACTCAGGCATGAGCGGCCCGAACGCACCGCTGCGTCGCATCTGGCAGGCCATGACCCATCCGCAATGGGCGCTGGATGTCGGCCTGCTGGGCCGTCCACACGATCTGGGCAATATTTCCAAATACCGTGGCAACCCCACGGGCCTGGCTGACTACATCGGCTGGCTGGGTGCCAACTTCGACCCGTCCATTTCCTGGAAGGATCTGGAGTGGATCCGTGAGTTCTGGGATGGACCGATGATCATCAAGGGCATCCTCGACCCCGAAGATGCCAAGGACGCAGTGAAGTTCGGAGCCGACGGCATCGTCGTTTCCAACCACGGCGGCCGCCAGCTCGACGGCGTGCTGTCCAGCGCCCGCGCCCTACCAGCGATCGCCGATGCAGTCAAAGGACAGATCAAGATTCTCGCCGACTCGGGCATCCGCAATGGTCTGGACGTGGTCCGCATGGTCGCCCTGGGGGCCGACACCGTGTTGATCGGCCGCGCCTTCCTCTACGCCCTCGCCACCCATGGCGAAGCCGGCGTGAAGAACCTGCTCGATCTGTTCGAGAAGGAAATGCGCGTGGCCATGGTGCTGACCGGTGCCAAATCCATCAGCGAAATCACCCGCGATTCGCTGGTTCGCGAACTGGGCGCCTGACGCCTGCACGACACACCGCCTGATTGCCCGGGGTACGCATCGCGACAGACGCTGCGGCCCCGCGAGGAGATTGCATGAGCTTGCCCGCCGCGTTCCTCCGAGATGTCGAGCGCCTGATTCCCGCCGAGCGCCGCTTCGACGACCCGACCTCGACCCTGGCGTTCGGTACCGATGCCAGCTTCTATCGGCTCATCCCCAAGTTGGTGGTTCGTGTCGAGTCCGAGGACGAGGTGGTTGGCCTATTGCAGTTGGCACAGCGCGACCGCGTCCCGGTCACCTTCCGCGCCGCGGGCACCAGCCTGTCCGGTCAGGCCATCAGCGATTCGGTGCTGATCGTTCTGGGCGATGACTGGAACGATCGCCAGATTCGTGGCCAGGGCGAGCAGATCCGCCTGCAACCCGGCGTCATCGGCGCCCAGGCCAATGCCTGGCTAGCCCCCTACGGCCGCAAGATCGGCCCGGACCCAGCCTCGATCAACGCCTGCAAGATCGGCGGCATCGTGGCCAACAATGCCAGCGGCATGTGCTGTGGCACCGCCCAGAACACCTACCACACCCTGGCCGGGATGCGCCTGGTGCTGGCCGACGGCACCTGCCTGGACAGCGAGGACCCCGCCAGTGTCGCCGCTTTCCGCCAAAGCCATGCTTCTCTGCTGGACGAACTCGCCCGCCTGGGACACGAGACCCGTGCCAACACCGCATTGGCTGAACGCATTCGGCACAAGTACCGGCTGAAGAACACCACCGGGCTGTCGCTCAATGCGCTGGTGGACTACGACCAGCCGCTGGATATCCTCCAACACCTGCTGGTCGGCTCCGAAGGCACCCTGGGATTCATCAGCGCGGTCACCTACGACACCGTGCCCGATCACCCACACAAGGCCAGCGCACTGCTGGTCTTCCCCACGGTGGAAAGCTGCTGCCGCGCCGTGACCGTGCTCAAACCGCAACCCGTGTCAGCCGTCGAACTGCTCGATCGACGCAGCCTGCGCTCGGTCCAGGACATGCCCGGCATGCCTGCCTGGGTAAAGGGGCTGTCGGCCAACGCCTGCGCCTTGCTGATCGAGTCCCGCGCCGCCAGCCAGAGCCTGCTGCATGAACAGCTTGGCCAGGTCATGGCCTCCATCGCCGAGTTCCCCCTGGAGCAACGCGTGGACTTCAGCGAAGACCCGGCGGTGTACAACCAGCTGTGGAAGATCCGCAAGGACACCTTCCCCGCCGTTGGCGCGGTGCGCCAGACCGGCACCACGGTGATCATCGAGGATGTGACCTTCCCCATCGAGCAACTGGCCGAGGGGGTCAATCGCCTGATCCAGCTGTTCGACAAACACTGCTACGACGAGGCGATCATCTTCGGCCATGCCCTTGAGGGCAACCTGCACTTCGTCTTCACCCAGGGCTTCAACAGCCCCGAAGAAGTGGCGCGCTACCAGGCCTTCATGGATGACGTGGCACAGCTGGTAGCCGTGGAGTTCGGGGGTTCGCTCAAGGCCGAGCATGGCACCGGACGCAACATGGCGCCCTTCGTCGAGCTCGAATGGGGCCAGGACGCCTACCAGTTGATGTGGAAGCTCAAGCGCCTGCTCGACCCCAGCGGCATCCTCAACCCTGACGTGGTGCTCAGTGAAG
Protein-coding regions in this window:
- the lldD gene encoding FMN-dependent L-lactate dehydrogenase LldD, with product MIISASTDYRAAAQRKLPPFLFHYADGGAYAEYTLRHNVEDLASIALRQRVLKNMSELSLETRLFDETLSMPVALAPVGLTGMYARRGEVQAARAAAAKGIPFTMSTVSVCPIEEVAPAIDRPMWFQLYVLKDRGFMRNALERAKAAGVKTLVFTVDMPVPGARYRDAHSGMSGPNAPLRRIWQAMTHPQWALDVGLLGRPHDLGNISKYRGNPTGLADYIGWLGANFDPSISWKDLEWIREFWDGPMIIKGILDPEDAKDAVKFGADGIVVSNHGGRQLDGVLSSARALPAIADAVKGQIKILADSGIRNGLDVVRMVALGADTVLIGRAFLYALATHGEAGVKNLLDLFEKEMRVAMVLTGAKSISEITRDSLVRELGA
- a CDS encoding lactate permease LctP family transporter encodes the protein MQTWQQLYSPLGSLGLSALAAVIPIVFFFLALAVFRLKGHVAGSITLVLSILVAIFAFQMPVDMALAAAGYGFLYGLWPIAWIIVAAVFLYKLTVKSGQFEVIRSSVLSITDDQRLQVLLIGFCFGAFLEGAAGFGAPVAITAALLVGLGFNPLYAAGLCLIANTAPVAFGALGIPIIVAGQVTGIDAFHIGAMTGRQLPLLSLFVPFWLVFMMDGLRGVKETWPAALVAGLSFAVTQYFTSNFIGPELPDITSALASLVALTLFLKVWQPKRSFAEAKGSVGAAVVNSGGSQPSPYSFGEIFKAWSPFLILTVLVTIWTLKPFKAAFAPGGAMYNFVFNFAIPHLDQLVVKTAPIVTAPTAMPAVFKLDPISATGTAIFLSALISMWVLKINLKTGLTTFKETFWELRWPILSIGMVLAFAFVTNYSGMSSTMALVLAGTGAAFPFFSPFLGWLGVFLTGSDTSSNALFSSLQATTAHQIGVNDTLLVAANTSGGVTGKMISPQSIAVACAATGLVGKESDLFRFTVKHSLFFATIVGLITLVQAYWLTGMLVHH
- a CDS encoding FAD-binding and (Fe-S)-binding domain-containing protein — its product is MSLPAAFLRDVERLIPAERRFDDPTSTLAFGTDASFYRLIPKLVVRVESEDEVVGLLQLAQRDRVPVTFRAAGTSLSGQAISDSVLIVLGDDWNDRQIRGQGEQIRLQPGVIGAQANAWLAPYGRKIGPDPASINACKIGGIVANNASGMCCGTAQNTYHTLAGMRLVLADGTCLDSEDPASVAAFRQSHASLLDELARLGHETRANTALAERIRHKYRLKNTTGLSLNALVDYDQPLDILQHLLVGSEGTLGFISAVTYDTVPDHPHKASALLVFPTVESCCRAVTVLKPQPVSAVELLDRRSLRSVQDMPGMPAWVKGLSANACALLIESRAASQSLLHEQLGQVMASIAEFPLEQRVDFSEDPAVYNQLWKIRKDTFPAVGAVRQTGTTVIIEDVTFPIEQLAEGVNRLIQLFDKHCYDEAIIFGHALEGNLHFVFTQGFNSPEEVARYQAFMDDVAQLVAVEFGGSLKAEHGTGRNMAPFVELEWGQDAYQLMWKLKRLLDPSGILNPDVVLSEDPDIHLKHLKPLPAADEIVDKCIECGFCEPVCPSKGLTLSPRQRIVMWRDIQAKKRAGIDIRELLKTYQYQGIDTCAATGLCAQRCPVGINTGELVKKLRGQAAEHGKAADWLAEHFTTALRGTRLTLAAANGARKLLGAPRLGRLSASLRKASHGRLPQWPPAMPQPVRAIDIGPASNDARPRVVYLAACVSRVMGPAVGDREQSSLLDKTRTLLEKAGYQVVFPENADSLCCGQPFASKGYAEQAEHKRQELINALLHASRGGLDPIYCDTSPCTLRLVQDLADTRLDLYDPVRFIRTHLLERLEFTPQDEPVAVHVTCSTQHLGESQALIDLARRCSKQVVVPEGIHCCGFAGDKGFTTPELNAHSLRSLKDAVQYCSEGISTSRTCEIGLSSHSGIDYHGLVYLVDRVTRPRSL
- a CDS encoding FCD domain-containing protein; protein product: MVFDQVRQRRLSDDIVDRLEGMILEGTLTSGQRLPAERVLAEQFGVSRPSLREAIQKLVAKGLLVSRQGGGNYVAEALGSTFSDPLLQLLERNPEAQRDLLEFRHTLEASCAYYAAQRATEPDRERLKAAFDVLQDCYTRVDEVSRAEEGAADARFHLAIAEASHNAVLLHTIRGLFDLLKRNVVTNIGGMYQQRSETRDMLISQHRELYQAIIEGRAQDAREVSSRHILYVQEVLEEAQEEAQRVARAERRSGR